Proteins encoded in a region of the Marinobacter arenosus genome:
- the galU gene encoding UTP--glucose-1-phosphate uridylyltransferase GalU: MIKKCLFPVAGYGTRFLPATKAMPKEILPVVNKPLVQYGVEEAAEAGIHEFGFVTGRGKRAIEDHFDISYELEHQIAGSGKEDLLASIRDLIDNNTFAFTRQNEMKGLGHAILTGRNLVGDNPFAVVLADDFCLGPDGDDGVLAQMVKLYNQFRCSIVAIEEVPENETHKYGVIAGESMKDGLYRITDMVEKPAPEDAPSNLAIIGRYILTPDIFDIIERTPAGKNGEVQITDALLEQAKNGCVLAYQFKGRRFDCGSIDGFVEATNYVYENIYKKGN; encoded by the coding sequence ATGATCAAGAAATGCCTGTTCCCCGTTGCCGGATATGGCACCCGCTTTCTTCCGGCCACCAAGGCCATGCCGAAGGAAATTCTACCGGTCGTGAACAAGCCGCTGGTGCAGTACGGCGTGGAAGAGGCCGCAGAAGCCGGAATCCATGAATTCGGTTTTGTGACCGGGCGCGGCAAACGGGCCATCGAGGATCACTTCGACATCAGCTACGAGCTGGAGCATCAGATTGCAGGCTCCGGCAAGGAAGATTTGCTCGCTTCAATTCGCGACCTGATCGACAACAATACGTTTGCATTCACCCGGCAGAATGAAATGAAGGGCCTCGGCCACGCCATTCTGACCGGCCGCAACCTGGTCGGAGACAACCCTTTCGCGGTGGTACTGGCCGATGATTTCTGCCTGGGCCCGGATGGTGACGACGGCGTACTGGCCCAGATGGTCAAACTCTACAATCAGTTCCGTTGTTCCATCGTTGCCATCGAGGAGGTTCCGGAAAACGAGACCCACAAGTACGGTGTGATCGCGGGCGAGTCCATGAAAGATGGCCTCTATCGAATCACTGACATGGTTGAGAAGCCCGCGCCGGAAGACGCGCCCAGCAACCTCGCGATTATCGGCCGGTACATCCTGACTCCGGACATTTTCGACATCATCGAGCGAACGCCCGCAGGCAAGAACGGCGAAGTCCAGATTACCGATGCCCTACTGGAACAGGCTAAAAATGGGTGTGTACTGGCTTACCAGTTCAAGGGACGCCGCTTCGACTGTGGCAGCATTGACGGTTTCGTGGAGGCCACGAATTACGTCTATGAGAATATCTACAAGAAAGGAAACTGA
- a CDS encoding helix-turn-helix transcriptional regulator: MRYLQTFNRRLRQIREDGRLSRWDVAQMCGVEETRVRSWEATDARQRTYPSVTELLDFCMRTETPLDVLLDLEEPGGGGQLELPGLAFSNSDDLSVAIKQLEQEINRVQLSEEEVELLRRFRNTSTENRRMILQILGG; this comes from the coding sequence ATGCGGTACCTGCAAACGTTCAATCGTCGCTTGCGCCAGATTCGGGAGGACGGCCGGCTCTCTCGATGGGATGTCGCCCAGATGTGCGGCGTGGAGGAGACCCGGGTCAGAAGCTGGGAAGCAACCGATGCCAGGCAGCGAACTTACCCCAGTGTGACGGAACTGCTCGATTTCTGCATGCGGACCGAAACGCCCCTTGACGTTCTGCTCGATCTGGAGGAGCCCGGCGGTGGTGGACAGCTTGAGTTACCGGGTTTGGCGTTCAGCAACAGCGACGACCTTTCCGTCGCGATCAAACAGCTGGAACAGGAAATTAACCGGGTTCAGCTGTCGGAGGAAGAAGTGGAACTGCTGCGCCGGTTTCGCAATACTTCCACAGAAAACCGGCGCATGATCCTTCAGATCCTGGGTGGCTAG
- a CDS encoding RibD family protein has protein sequence MAAHPLDTETAWQLVLQAVNRSNVTLAVPETSEAAVRLNGRGAWHLLHPATDKANDLLSLFLPLCRPLEDGTVSRVVGQLGQSLDGRIATATGHSRFINGADGITHLHRIRAVSDAVVVGAGTATTDNPRLTVRRAQGPNPVRVVIDRHRRVPDSHHLFTDGEAPTLRLVAGTYRPNRPARIESGVTEVPCLGPCHDSETVCPTNILRVLADFGLRKVFVEGGGLTVSAFLRAGVLDRLHVMVAPMIIGSGRPAFSLPEIDLLEDALRPRSQLVNLGSDMLFDLDFS, from the coding sequence ATGGCTGCACACCCCCTGGACACCGAGACTGCCTGGCAACTGGTACTGCAAGCGGTCAATCGCAGCAACGTAACACTGGCGGTGCCGGAAACCAGCGAGGCGGCGGTGAGGCTAAACGGCCGGGGAGCGTGGCATCTCCTGCACCCTGCCACAGACAAAGCCAATGACCTGCTTTCCCTGTTCCTTCCCCTGTGCCGACCTCTTGAGGACGGCACCGTCTCCCGCGTAGTCGGACAACTCGGCCAAAGCCTGGATGGTCGAATCGCGACGGCAACCGGGCACTCCCGGTTTATTAACGGTGCCGACGGCATCACCCACCTGCATCGCATCCGCGCCGTTTCAGACGCTGTCGTTGTTGGCGCCGGGACAGCGACAACCGATAATCCAAGGCTGACTGTCAGACGCGCTCAGGGGCCCAACCCGGTTCGCGTCGTCATTGACCGGCATCGTCGGGTTCCGGACAGCCACCACCTGTTCACCGATGGCGAAGCCCCTACCTTGAGGCTGGTAGCCGGAACGTACCGGCCAAACCGCCCAGCCAGGATTGAAAGCGGTGTGACGGAAGTCCCCTGTCTGGGGCCCTGTCATGACAGCGAGACAGTGTGCCCGACCAACATACTTCGGGTGCTGGCTGACTTCGGCCTCCGCAAGGTCTTTGTTGAAGGGGGCGGCCTGACCGTGTCCGCCTTCCTTCGGGCTGGCGTACTCGACCGCCTTCATGTCATGGTCGCGCCCATGATCATCGGAAGCGGCAGACCGGCTTTTTCTCTCCCGGAAATTGACCTGCTGGAGGATGCGCTGCGTCCAAGGTCCCAACTGGTCAATCTGGGCAGTGATATGCTCTTTGATCTTGATTTTTCCTGA
- a CDS encoding lysylphosphatidylglycerol synthase transmembrane domain-containing protein yields MKGKGHRVRRPLLKWVVALCLLAAVLVSVDRQTLWQELSQMPIDLLLPALAITVLQVLLSSGRWWYTARRLGVSLTYRVALREYYIASFLNQVLPGGVLGDVNRAWRHGRASGQPLYAMHGVAIERLSGQLVLGLAVLISVSWLAQVGVVPPESPWWMWGLVGLVVVVFLLGRYLIRSSRGARHYLRGLWRDIVRTLVAWPAFPIQMGSSVLVLASYLAVFLILAYGAGHLTSWNAMILTAALCCLLLLSMVLPVTVSGWGVREGAAAVLWPMAGLPPEQGVALSVGYGALVFLSTLPGLVFLTVRLKQAGSGARDPVRKNQDQRAYHCPD; encoded by the coding sequence ATGAAGGGGAAGGGGCACCGAGTACGCCGTCCGCTACTCAAGTGGGTAGTGGCGTTGTGCCTGTTGGCTGCTGTGCTTGTGTCAGTCGATCGACAAACGCTGTGGCAGGAGCTGTCGCAGATGCCCATCGACCTCCTGCTGCCCGCATTGGCTATCACCGTGCTCCAGGTGCTGCTGTCCTCCGGGCGCTGGTGGTATACCGCGCGACGTCTGGGCGTTTCGCTGACGTACCGCGTGGCGCTACGTGAGTATTACATCGCAAGTTTCCTGAACCAGGTGCTCCCGGGCGGGGTGCTGGGGGATGTGAATCGGGCATGGCGGCACGGCAGGGCCAGTGGTCAGCCGCTGTATGCGATGCACGGGGTTGCCATCGAGCGGTTGTCCGGCCAACTGGTTCTGGGCCTCGCGGTGTTGATCTCTGTGTCCTGGTTGGCACAGGTGGGCGTCGTGCCCCCGGAGTCTCCATGGTGGATGTGGGGGCTGGTGGGCCTGGTGGTCGTGGTTTTTCTTCTGGGCCGATATTTGATTCGTTCCAGCCGCGGCGCGAGGCATTATCTCCGGGGTCTCTGGCGAGACATCGTTCGGACATTGGTGGCCTGGCCGGCCTTCCCGATTCAGATGGGCTCCTCTGTGCTCGTCCTCGCCAGCTACCTGGCGGTCTTTTTGATTCTGGCTTATGGGGCGGGGCATCTCACGAGCTGGAACGCCATGATCTTGACCGCTGCACTCTGCTGTCTTCTTCTACTGAGCATGGTTTTGCCAGTCACCGTATCAGGCTGGGGCGTTCGGGAAGGGGCGGCTGCCGTACTCTGGCCAATGGCGGGATTGCCGCCTGAGCAGGGTGTGGCTTTGAGCGTCGGTTACGGCGCCCTCGTTTTCCTGTCCACACTACCAGGTCTGGTGTTTTTGACCGTCCGGCTCAAGCAGGCCGGGAGTGGGGCGCGGGACCCGGTCAGGAAAAATCAAGATCAAAGAGCATATCACTGCCCAGATTGA
- a CDS encoding glycosyltransferase family 4 protein, producing the protein MPGSETPWEVEFVVPGDPNQNTGGYRYVRLLVEALNQSDGMARVTGVPGRFPRPDEEAKAALDDCLQGYPDGAVVVLDGLAMGGLPEVVQAHASRLSLIALVHHPLADETGLTAEEQRWFFAQETRSLAAVGKVITTSRFTAERLADFGVPAQNIRTVEPGVQSFPGSSTTDHAIRGPGEPPRILCVAHLSPRKAQHQLIDALAELRSLPWHCTLAGSCDRQRDYSERVRSQIESRGLQSRVDITGEVSGDQLFDLYRQADLFVFPSLYEGYGMVIDEALAAGLPVITSSGGALAQTAMRGGVVQYEAGDVAALSARLRYWLANPQELARQTNLARRESGRLRHWRQAAVEFKAALEDLLGVRQESAFDIDWLRWREGADHAARSEKLTRALARWLDMDYPTHRQTGSPGSSVTIVDLGAGRGSNAAYLIPQLQVRQRWLLLDQDVALLEDARRRPTAPDIELSHSVVQLAAGSLGRHIPTEAALITASALIDLVSAEWLKALVEAVVCRKSALLVVLSYAGQFELDPPHEHDQRIRELVNRHQHRDKGVGRALGAEATWVLKDLMESAGYTVSVAESPWRLGARDRLLIGRLLEGWVEAANEQDPGARASLTEWWEGRKAQLAKGALSVTVQHLDLLALPGAASE; encoded by the coding sequence ATGCCGGGATCTGAGACACCCTGGGAGGTCGAGTTTGTGGTCCCCGGGGACCCGAACCAGAATACAGGCGGCTACCGCTATGTCCGGCTCCTGGTCGAGGCTTTGAACCAATCGGATGGCATGGCGCGCGTTACCGGTGTGCCTGGGCGCTTCCCTCGGCCTGATGAAGAAGCGAAGGCCGCGTTGGATGACTGTCTGCAGGGCTATCCCGATGGTGCGGTAGTCGTACTTGACGGTCTCGCTATGGGCGGCCTGCCCGAGGTCGTCCAGGCCCATGCCTCGCGACTGAGCCTGATTGCGCTGGTGCATCACCCGCTGGCGGATGAAACGGGCCTGACCGCTGAGGAGCAGCGGTGGTTTTTTGCACAGGAGACTCGGTCCCTGGCGGCAGTCGGCAAAGTAATCACCACCAGCAGGTTCACTGCCGAGCGGCTGGCGGACTTCGGGGTTCCTGCGCAAAACATCCGGACCGTCGAGCCGGGTGTGCAGTCATTTCCAGGGTCTTCGACAACCGACCATGCTATTCGCGGTCCCGGCGAACCACCTCGTATTCTGTGTGTGGCCCATTTGTCGCCGCGCAAAGCCCAGCATCAACTGATCGATGCGTTGGCCGAATTGAGGTCGCTGCCCTGGCACTGCACCCTGGCCGGCTCTTGCGATCGGCAGCGTGATTACAGTGAGCGTGTCAGATCCCAGATTGAATCCCGGGGCCTCCAAAGTCGGGTGGACATTACGGGTGAGGTGAGTGGCGATCAGTTGTTTGATCTCTATCGTCAAGCTGATCTGTTCGTGTTTCCGTCGCTCTACGAAGGCTATGGGATGGTGATTGATGAAGCCCTGGCCGCGGGCCTCCCGGTGATTACATCCAGTGGCGGTGCGCTGGCGCAAACGGCCATGCGTGGTGGCGTCGTTCAGTATGAGGCGGGTGACGTCGCGGCTTTGTCTGCCCGGCTGAGATACTGGTTGGCGAACCCTCAGGAGTTGGCCCGTCAGACGAACCTTGCGCGGCGGGAATCGGGCCGTTTGAGACATTGGCGGCAGGCAGCCGTCGAATTTAAGGCCGCCCTGGAGGATTTGTTGGGCGTCAGGCAAGAAAGCGCCTTCGATATTGATTGGCTTCGCTGGCGCGAGGGGGCCGATCACGCTGCACGCTCGGAAAAACTGACGAGGGCTCTGGCCCGTTGGCTGGACATGGATTACCCGACGCATCGACAGACAGGCAGTCCGGGATCGTCCGTTACCATTGTCGATCTTGGTGCGGGTCGCGGCTCCAATGCTGCGTACCTCATCCCACAGTTGCAGGTTCGCCAGCGCTGGTTATTGCTGGACCAGGACGTCGCCCTGCTGGAGGACGCCCGGAGGCGGCCGACAGCGCCGGACATCGAACTGTCCCACTCCGTTGTTCAGCTGGCTGCGGGTTCACTGGGACGCCATATTCCCACTGAGGCCGCTTTGATAACCGCGTCTGCGTTGATCGACCTGGTTTCAGCGGAATGGCTCAAGGCGCTGGTCGAGGCTGTTGTATGCCGGAAATCGGCTCTACTGGTGGTGCTGAGTTACGCGGGCCAGTTTGAGCTGGACCCGCCCCATGAACACGACCAACGCATCCGTGAATTGGTTAACCGGCACCAGCATCGTGATAAGGGTGTGGGGCGCGCACTGGGCGCCGAGGCCACATGGGTCCTGAAAGATCTGATGGAATCTGCCGGCTATACCGTCTCCGTTGCCGAAAGTCCCTGGCGCCTGGGAGCGAGGGACAGGCTCTTGATCGGCAGGTTGCTTGAAGGGTGGGTGGAGGCGGCCAACGAGCAGGACCCCGGCGCTCGGGCGTCGTTGACCGAATGGTGGGAGGGGCGTAAGGCTCAGCTCGCAAAAGGGGCGCTGTCCGTCACTGTACAACATCTGGACTTGCTGGCCTTGCCGGGGGCCGCGTCGGAATGA
- a CDS encoding 6-pyruvoyl trahydropterin synthase family protein, whose translation MFSLTVRDHMMIAHSFNGEIFGPAQKLHGATYVVDVSFERKQLDSDNLVVDIGLASTVLKEVLGEFTMQNLDQIEAFEGRNTTTEFMASVVFERMADAIRAGRLGESGKGIASLKVTLSESHIAWASYHAGI comes from the coding sequence ATGTTCAGTCTGACCGTTCGCGACCACATGATGATTGCGCACAGTTTTAATGGGGAAATATTTGGTCCGGCTCAGAAGCTTCACGGGGCCACCTACGTGGTCGACGTTTCGTTCGAGCGGAAGCAACTGGACTCAGACAATCTGGTGGTGGACATCGGCCTGGCATCGACCGTTCTCAAGGAGGTGCTTGGGGAATTTACCATGCAGAACCTCGATCAGATTGAGGCATTCGAAGGCCGTAATACCACCACCGAATTCATGGCCAGCGTCGTTTTCGAGCGAATGGCGGATGCGATTCGAGCAGGGCGACTCGGTGAGTCGGGCAAGGGTATTGCCAGCCTGAAAGTGACCCTCTCTGAGTCTCACATTGCCTGGGCCAGTTACCATGCCGGGATCTGA
- a CDS encoding zinc-dependent alcohol dehydrogenase gives MKPETEGTSETTLAWWATNKGKGALLETTIDSSVASVSDEIVTVEALYSGISRGTEALVLNGRVPETEYERMRAPFQGGDFPFPVKYGYANVGMVTSGPSHLTGKPIFCLFPHQQRYRVPATAVTLVPESVPPARAVLAANMETAVNGLWDGEPAIGDRIAVVGLGVVGFLVAWLADQIPGARVTAVDINEDRRPIAEALGLSFASTLSQDDHDLVYHTSGHPSGLETALALAGPESVVVEMSWYGNQSVPANLGGAFHARRLTLRSSQVGQLPPLRRSRWDHARRMRLALELLGDERLDCLISGESQFTDLPDKMAGILADVNHTLCHRIAY, from the coding sequence TTGAAACCTGAAACTGAGGGGACCTCGGAAACGACGCTGGCCTGGTGGGCGACGAATAAGGGGAAGGGGGCCTTGCTGGAAACAACGATTGATTCCAGCGTGGCTTCAGTTTCGGACGAGATTGTGACCGTGGAAGCCCTCTATTCCGGCATTAGCCGGGGAACCGAGGCGCTGGTGCTTAATGGTCGGGTCCCCGAAACGGAATACGAGCGCATGCGGGCGCCGTTCCAGGGCGGGGATTTTCCGTTTCCCGTGAAATACGGTTACGCGAACGTGGGGATGGTCACGAGCGGGCCGTCGCACCTGACCGGAAAACCGATCTTCTGCCTCTTCCCGCATCAACAGCGGTATCGGGTTCCGGCGACCGCCGTCACCCTTGTCCCTGAATCCGTACCCCCCGCTCGTGCAGTGCTTGCGGCGAACATGGAAACCGCCGTGAACGGGCTCTGGGACGGCGAGCCCGCCATCGGCGATCGGATAGCGGTGGTTGGTTTGGGGGTGGTGGGTTTCCTGGTGGCCTGGCTGGCCGACCAGATACCGGGTGCCCGGGTGACAGCGGTGGACATAAACGAAGATCGAAGGCCGATTGCAGAAGCACTGGGGCTGAGTTTCGCATCCACCCTCTCACAGGATGACCACGATCTGGTGTATCACACCAGCGGTCATCCTTCCGGACTGGAGACCGCGCTTGCACTGGCCGGCCCGGAATCCGTGGTCGTCGAAATGAGCTGGTACGGCAACCAGTCTGTGCCGGCGAACCTGGGGGGCGCTTTTCATGCTCGAAGGCTGACGCTCAGGTCCAGTCAGGTTGGCCAGTTGCCTCCGCTCCGTCGCTCCCGTTGGGACCACGCCAGGCGCATGCGGCTGGCCCTGGAGTTGCTCGGCGATGAGCGACTGGACTGCCTGATCAGTGGTGAGAGCCAGTTTACCGACCTGCCTGACAAGATGGCCGGCATTCTTGCCGATGTGAACCACACGCTCTGTCACCGGATTGCCTATTAA
- a CDS encoding CDP-alcohol phosphatidyltransferase family protein: protein MDSKGDSASHGLTALQDLAWAFVLTAALSSMVALLWSLPALFWIIVAGLFSTLGGCVLRVWSPHGIIGPANRATLLRASLVIVLFASAPFMNGVGAGVWLYGTLALLALILDGVDGAIARATNSQSEFGARFDMELDAAFILGLCLAVIALGKAGLWVLTLGSIRYGFVLAGLRWRWLNNPLPDSFRRKTICVWQIVTLMVAILPPVLPLFASLTLATALLLLIWSFYIDIVWLYQRRTAHEPA, encoded by the coding sequence ATGGATTCTAAAGGCGACTCGGCTTCCCATGGCCTGACTGCACTGCAGGACCTGGCGTGGGCGTTCGTTCTGACCGCCGCCCTGAGCTCTATGGTGGCGCTGCTTTGGTCGCTCCCTGCGCTCTTCTGGATCATCGTCGCCGGGCTTTTCAGCACCCTCGGCGGGTGTGTGCTTCGCGTTTGGTCGCCCCATGGGATTATCGGGCCAGCCAACCGGGCCACACTGTTGAGGGCGTCGCTGGTCATTGTTCTGTTTGCCAGTGCACCGTTCATGAACGGCGTCGGAGCTGGCGTCTGGCTGTATGGAACGCTCGCCCTCCTGGCACTGATTCTCGACGGGGTGGACGGTGCCATAGCCCGTGCAACCAACTCCCAGAGCGAGTTTGGCGCCCGCTTTGACATGGAACTGGATGCTGCATTCATTCTGGGGCTCTGCCTGGCGGTTATCGCGCTGGGCAAGGCCGGCCTGTGGGTACTTACGCTCGGCTCTATCCGCTATGGGTTCGTTCTCGCCGGTCTGAGGTGGCGCTGGCTCAATAACCCGCTTCCTGACAGCTTCCGGCGAAAAACCATCTGTGTCTGGCAAATCGTCACCCTGATGGTCGCTATATTGCCGCCCGTCCTGCCCCTCTTCGCCAGCCTCACACTGGCAACGGCCCTGTTGTTGCTGATCTGGTCGTTTTACATCGATATTGTCTGGCTCTATCAAAGGAGAACCGCTCATGAACCTGCCTAA
- a CDS encoding YceI family protein, with protein sequence MNLPNMTAHLACTAAFPALLAMTPVVSAEPSRFTVDSEHFSMAFEIMHIGYAPVIGMFREVEGEFVYDEETGELNSGTLVFQSESVFTNHKKRDDHLRAEDFLDSENYPEITFTLTDFEPTGENAGKVTGDLTMLGQTNPVVLDVTLNKSAVYPIGHEDFTLGISAETTLKRSDWGMTYGLDPALVGDEVRLRFGFEANRDSGWF encoded by the coding sequence ATGAACCTGCCTAACATGACTGCGCACCTCGCCTGCACGGCTGCCTTTCCTGCACTCCTCGCCATGACGCCGGTGGTTTCGGCCGAGCCGTCCAGATTCACCGTCGATTCGGAACATTTTTCCATGGCTTTTGAAATCATGCACATAGGCTACGCGCCAGTCATTGGAATGTTTCGTGAAGTGGAAGGCGAGTTCGTTTATGACGAAGAAACCGGCGAACTCAATTCAGGCACCCTGGTGTTTCAGAGTGAGAGCGTTTTCACAAACCACAAGAAGCGTGACGACCACTTACGGGCGGAGGATTTTCTGGACAGTGAGAACTACCCTGAGATCACCTTCACCCTGACCGACTTCGAACCAACCGGGGAGAACGCGGGTAAGGTAACCGGCGACCTCACCATGCTGGGCCAGACCAACCCTGTTGTCCTGGATGTCACCCTCAACAAATCGGCCGTCTACCCCATCGGGCACGAGGACTTTACTTTGGGAATCAGTGCCGAAACGACCTTGAAACGGAGCGATTGGGGAATGACCTATGGGCTGGATCCGGCCCTGGTGGGTGATGAAGTCCGCCTGCGTTTCGGGTTCGAGGCCAATCGCGATTCCGGGTGGTTCTGA
- a CDS encoding DMT family transporter has translation MSDARKSDVLLVAVTLAAAISWMFSKEAVLLMPPLLFMAARFLIAGSVLAFAAWRPLSRLSTDQIRRSIAVGLVFGIAMSFWVMGLFHTKSMGEGAFLTSLGVVIVPIIARLAFKEKQPASTWIAIPIAVCGLALLSLKNGFNPEPGQLFFVCAASIFALYFTLNTRAANQRTVINRRGETIEKHRVPALPLTALALLTVGTVTLLESLVLETWQETFVDPSPLLVWWVLASALIGTAGRFLLQTYAQSLSAHSHGVVILVLEPIWVALFAAGWFGETMSSVQLGGCALIFTALVVNRWGAIGKAIKTGLRNRKTA, from the coding sequence ATGTCCGACGCTCGCAAATCAGACGTTCTGCTGGTAGCCGTAACGCTTGCAGCCGCTATCAGCTGGATGTTTTCCAAGGAGGCCGTCCTGCTGATGCCTCCACTGCTTTTCATGGCCGCGCGCTTCCTCATCGCCGGCAGTGTTCTCGCCTTCGCGGCCTGGCGCCCGTTATCACGGTTGAGTACAGATCAGATCCGGCGCAGCATTGCCGTCGGCCTGGTATTCGGTATCGCCATGAGTTTCTGGGTCATGGGCCTGTTCCACACCAAAAGCATGGGTGAAGGTGCATTCCTGACCAGCCTGGGGGTCGTGATCGTCCCCATCATTGCCCGCCTGGCCTTTAAGGAGAAGCAACCTGCGAGTACCTGGATCGCGATTCCCATTGCGGTCTGCGGCCTGGCTCTGCTGTCCCTGAAAAATGGCTTTAACCCCGAACCGGGGCAACTTTTCTTTGTTTGCGCCGCCTCTATCTTTGCCCTGTACTTTACCCTGAACACCCGGGCAGCCAATCAGCGAACCGTCATCAATCGACGAGGTGAAACGATTGAAAAGCACCGAGTGCCGGCGTTACCTCTCACTGCCCTGGCCCTGTTAACGGTTGGAACGGTGACGCTGCTGGAATCCCTGGTTCTGGAGACCTGGCAGGAAACATTTGTGGACCCCTCCCCCCTTCTGGTTTGGTGGGTGTTGGCAAGCGCGCTCATTGGAACGGCGGGGCGGTTTCTGTTACAGACATACGCCCAGAGTCTGTCTGCCCACAGTCACGGCGTGGTTATCCTGGTACTTGAGCCTATTTGGGTTGCATTATTCGCTGCCGGCTGGTTTGGAGAGACAATGAGTTCGGTTCAACTGGGCGGATGTGCACTTATTTTCACTGCGCTGGTGGTCAATCGGTGGGGGGCAATTGGCAAAGCCATCAAGACCGGGTTGAGGAATCGGAAAACCGCATAA
- a CDS encoding cupin-like domain-containing protein: MIRFNASDPPMLGDAGKEPMPVSHDCHLDPCFTDSGIAKILETIPLESIKAKPPTQKRHERVYTNNIPRSELLKQLEDPDGDVWIVLHEIEDTPILRHVFREMATALRESLPAPYGRVTLCTGSLFISRGRATTPYHLDYGSNLLLQLRGSKHFLAFSPNDPELVPRQSLHEFFGGECNPPSLNYQPSFEKKALVLDLEPGMGVYMPSTSPHCTETRTQELSLTISLSFVAPRVDVLRRSVLFDARLPGFTFVPIVMKCAIVAFYENLLHALGGNQPRHKSFKPLAP, from the coding sequence ATGATTAGGTTTAATGCATCCGACCCACCGATGTTGGGTGACGCTGGCAAGGAACCAATGCCGGTTTCTCATGATTGCCACCTTGATCCCTGCTTTACCGATTCCGGAATCGCCAAAATCCTCGAAACCATTCCTCTCGAAAGCATCAAAGCCAAGCCTCCGACTCAGAAGCGTCACGAACGGGTTTATACCAACAACATTCCAAGATCCGAATTGCTCAAACAGCTGGAGGACCCCGACGGCGATGTCTGGATTGTCCTGCACGAGATTGAGGATACGCCGATTCTGCGACACGTGTTCCGGGAAATGGCAACCGCGTTGAGGGAATCCCTACCAGCACCCTATGGCAGGGTGACTCTGTGCACCGGCTCCCTGTTCATCAGCCGTGGCCGGGCAACGACTCCCTATCACCTGGATTACGGCAGCAACCTGTTGCTGCAACTTCGGGGTAGCAAGCATTTTCTTGCGTTCAGCCCCAATGATCCCGAACTGGTTCCTAGACAGAGCCTACACGAATTTTTTGGCGGAGAATGCAATCCCCCTTCCCTGAACTATCAGCCGTCATTTGAAAAAAAGGCGCTCGTACTCGATCTGGAGCCGGGCATGGGGGTATACATGCCCTCGACGAGCCCACACTGTACAGAGACCAGGACTCAGGAACTCTCCCTGACCATCAGTCTGTCGTTCGTTGCTCCGCGGGTGGACGTACTCAGACGATCCGTTCTATTTGACGCCAGGCTGCCCGGTTTCACGTTTGTCCCGATCGTCATGAAGTGCGCCATTGTCGCGTTCTATGAGAACCTGCTCCATGCTTTGGGGGGAAACCAACCCCGACACAAAAGCTTCAAGCCACTGGCGCCGTAG
- a CDS encoding RluA family pseudouridine synthase — MRTSIDLTLEHTKIAVDALSEASGLPKQRIKDAMNKGACWWTHKGKQVRLRKAKREIRAGTRLQLFYDDVVLGRKPENPDCLEDRGRYSVWFKPHGMLAQGSQWGDHCSLLRMAETELRRDSFLVHRLDADAAGLMLIAHDPKAAGALSQCFASRTITKEYQARVRGLLQAQDRLIDTPIDGKTAASRVTTLRTEEDDETSLLRVNIETGRKHQIRKHLAGIGHPIVGDRLYGQPASVSLQLLAVRLEYDCPLTRQRIRLCLPEHLNSLTKSDQGAPSD; from the coding sequence ATGCGAACGTCCATAGACCTTACCCTCGAACACACGAAAATTGCGGTCGATGCGCTCAGCGAGGCCTCAGGCCTTCCCAAGCAACGCATCAAGGACGCCATGAACAAGGGTGCCTGCTGGTGGACCCACAAAGGCAAACAAGTCCGACTGCGCAAGGCCAAACGTGAAATCCGGGCCGGGACACGGTTGCAGTTGTTCTATGACGATGTCGTGCTGGGCCGAAAACCGGAGAATCCGGACTGCCTCGAAGACCGGGGGAGGTATTCGGTCTGGTTTAAACCTCACGGAATGCTGGCGCAGGGCTCCCAATGGGGCGACCACTGCAGCCTTCTGCGCATGGCGGAAACTGAACTGCGGCGAGACAGCTTTCTGGTTCATCGGCTTGATGCAGACGCAGCCGGCCTGATGCTAATTGCCCACGATCCCAAAGCCGCAGGCGCCCTGTCTCAATGTTTTGCCAGCCGAACCATAACAAAGGAATACCAGGCCAGGGTACGCGGTCTGTTGCAGGCACAGGACCGTCTGATCGACACACCGATAGACGGAAAGACCGCCGCCAGCCGAGTTACCACACTTCGAACCGAAGAAGATGACGAGACCAGCCTGTTGCGGGTCAACATTGAGACGGGGCGAAAACACCAGATTCGAAAGCATCTCGCCGGCATCGGCCACCCCATCGTCGGCGATCGCCTCTACGGGCAACCTGCCTCGGTGTCCTTGCAACTATTGGCCGTGCGCCTGGAGTACGACTGTCCTCTGACCCGACAGCGAATTCGGCTCTGCCTTCCGGAGCATCTGAACAGCCTGACCAAGAGTGACCAGGGAGCCCCGTCAGACTGA